One genomic window of Luteitalea pratensis includes the following:
- a CDS encoding feruloyl-CoA synthase, with the protein MSPAFEGRLRTPRMLPPDAIVSRDDRGRLRVRSPHVLGPYPATLTHCLAKWADRAPDRTFVAARRPDGFWERLTYRVAFERTRSVAQALLDRGLSADRPIVILSGNGLEHAVLGLAAMHAGVPYAPIAPSYSLISQDHRTLAAVCAAMRPGLIFAAEGERFDRALASLALPDDVEVVTGSPATGLSRQTSFAALLATTATAAVEDAHARVGPDTVAKVLFTSGSTGAPKGVINTQRMLTANQEQIRSVLAFLADEPPVLCDWLPWNHTFGGNHNVGLTLYNGGTLYIDAGTPTPAGFATTAANLREIATTAYFNVPRGYDLLLQALRGDADFCHRFFGRLQILFYAAAGLRQEVSDGIDQLAVEACGERVPWVSGLGATETAPFALCTGAMAVPVSGRVGVAAPGVELKLEPVGALLEARVRGPNVTPGYWRDPALTRAAFDDDGFYAMGDALGCVDPADPARGFTFQGRIAEDFKLSTGTWVRVGPLRAALLSALGELAQDVVIAAPERDDVRVLVFPNLAACRRLAGLPAGAPVGDVLDGEAVCAGFATALSAFSAAQAGSSTRVLRALLLAEPPSIDAGEITDKGSINQKAVLRRRVALVDALYGARPPMRFIDVEERTIDA; encoded by the coding sequence GTGTCGCCCGCCTTCGAGGGACGCCTGCGCACGCCGCGGATGCTGCCGCCGGACGCGATCGTCAGCCGGGACGATCGCGGCCGGCTGCGCGTCCGCTCGCCGCACGTCCTGGGGCCGTATCCGGCGACCCTGACGCACTGCCTGGCGAAGTGGGCCGATCGCGCGCCCGACCGCACCTTCGTCGCCGCGCGTCGCCCCGACGGCTTCTGGGAACGCCTGACCTACCGGGTCGCGTTCGAGCGCACGCGCTCGGTCGCGCAGGCCCTGCTCGATCGCGGCCTGTCGGCCGACCGGCCGATCGTGATCCTGTCAGGCAACGGCCTCGAGCACGCCGTGCTCGGCCTCGCCGCGATGCACGCTGGGGTGCCGTACGCGCCGATCGCGCCGTCCTACTCGCTGATCTCGCAGGACCACCGCACCCTCGCCGCCGTCTGCGCGGCGATGCGCCCGGGGCTCATCTTTGCGGCCGAGGGCGAGCGCTTCGATCGCGCCCTGGCCAGCCTGGCGCTGCCCGACGACGTCGAGGTCGTCACCGGCAGCCCGGCCACGGGCTTGAGCCGGCAGACCAGCTTCGCCGCGCTCCTCGCCACCACGGCGACCGCGGCGGTGGAGGACGCGCACGCCCGTGTCGGGCCCGACACCGTCGCCAAGGTGCTCTTCACGTCCGGGTCGACGGGCGCGCCGAAGGGCGTGATCAACACCCAGCGCATGCTGACCGCCAATCAGGAACAGATACGGAGCGTGCTCGCGTTCCTGGCCGACGAGCCGCCTGTGCTCTGCGACTGGCTGCCCTGGAACCACACGTTCGGCGGCAACCACAACGTCGGCCTGACGCTCTACAACGGCGGCACGCTCTACATCGACGCCGGGACGCCGACGCCGGCCGGCTTCGCCACGACCGCCGCCAACCTGCGCGAGATCGCGACCACCGCCTACTTCAACGTGCCGAGGGGCTACGACCTGCTGCTGCAGGCACTGCGCGGCGACGCCGACTTCTGCCACCGCTTCTTCGGCCGGTTGCAGATCCTGTTCTACGCCGCCGCCGGACTGCGGCAGGAGGTCTCGGACGGCATCGATCAACTGGCGGTCGAGGCCTGCGGGGAGCGCGTGCCCTGGGTGTCCGGCCTCGGCGCAACCGAGACCGCGCCGTTCGCGCTGTGCACCGGGGCGATGGCCGTGCCGGTCAGCGGACGCGTCGGCGTGGCCGCGCCAGGCGTCGAGCTGAAGCTGGAGCCGGTCGGTGCGCTGCTCGAGGCTCGCGTCCGCGGGCCGAACGTCACCCCCGGCTACTGGCGCGATCCGGCGCTCACCCGGGCCGCGTTCGACGACGACGGCTTCTATGCGATGGGCGACGCGCTCGGCTGCGTCGATCCGGCCGATCCCGCGCGCGGGTTCACCTTCCAGGGGCGCATCGCCGAGGACTTCAAGCTGTCGACCGGCACGTGGGTGCGGGTGGGGCCGCTGCGCGCGGCGCTGCTTTCGGCGCTCGGCGAGCTGGCGCAGGACGTCGTCATCGCCGCGCCGGAGCGCGACGACGTGCGGGTGCTGGTGTTCCCGAACCTGGCCGCGTGCCGCCGCCTCGCCGGCCTCCCGGCGGGGGCGCCGGTCGGCGACGTGCTCGACGGCGAGGCCGTCTGCGCCGGGTTTGCGACCGCCCTGTCGGCGTTCAGTGCGGCGCAGGCCGGCAGCTCCACGCGCGTCTTGCGCGCGCTGCTGCTGGCCGAGCCGCCGTCGATCGACGCCGGCGAGATCACCGACAAGGGATCGATCAACCAGAAGGCGGTGC
- a CDS encoding 3-hydroxyacyl-CoA dehydrogenase NAD-binding domain-containing protein — protein MSELVRTHRDGDVLVVEIDNPPVNALGPGVPEALAAVLDAADRDDGVAAIVVRGAGRTFVAGADIATLEDAAWGDEAAAADLHDLLRRVEQCRTPVVMAIHGTALGGGLELAMAGHYRVADAAAQVGQPEVNLGIVPGAEGTQRLPRLAGVAKALDMCVSGRPVTAQDALAAGIVDEIAGEDLTASAVAFARRVAARSSHPLTSERAERLGDPETNAPLLAAARAQAEKIRRHQVAPLKAVDAIEAATRLPFEAGCRRERELFFECVRGEQAKALIHVFFAERAASKLPEDMAHLTPAEIRTIAIVGGGTMGSGIAMACANAGLDVILTDATGDAVAAGEAAIRTNYDATVARGRLTPDAVADRLARIHLTPPAAFPARAVEADLVIEAVFEDLALKQRVFREIDAAARPGCILATNTSTLDIDAIASATSRPEAVIGLHFFSPAAVMRLLEIVRGSRTDLDVLVAALAFAKRVRKLGVVVGNGPGFVGNRLMFPYMYETQFLVEDGATPAQVDRALAGFGMAMGVFAVDDMAGLDVGARVRKALGHFSDPRERRPLVHERLVAMGRLGQKRGAGWYRYDEPRKPTPDPEVEALIRSLATDAGIAARTISDEEIVDRAILALVNEGARALEAGVAARASDIDVIYVNGYGFPGWRGGPLFYADRRGLGEVLARIRAFHREHGERWRPAPLLVELAERGGTFRGGALHGRAGARSR, from the coding sequence GGGCCCGGGGTGCCCGAGGCCCTGGCCGCCGTGCTCGACGCGGCGGATCGCGACGACGGTGTCGCCGCGATCGTGGTTCGCGGTGCGGGCCGGACGTTCGTCGCCGGCGCCGATATCGCGACGCTCGAGGACGCTGCCTGGGGCGACGAGGCAGCCGCGGCCGACTTGCACGATCTGCTCCGGCGCGTCGAGCAGTGCCGCACGCCGGTCGTGATGGCGATTCACGGCACCGCGCTCGGCGGCGGCCTGGAGCTGGCGATGGCCGGCCACTACCGTGTGGCGGACGCCGCGGCCCAGGTCGGACAGCCGGAGGTGAACCTCGGGATCGTGCCTGGCGCCGAAGGCACGCAGCGGCTGCCGCGCCTCGCGGGAGTCGCCAAGGCGCTCGACATGTGCGTCTCGGGTCGCCCCGTCACGGCGCAGGATGCGCTGGCCGCCGGCATCGTCGATGAGATCGCGGGCGAGGATCTCACCGCGTCGGCGGTGGCGTTCGCGCGCCGCGTGGCGGCGCGGAGCTCGCACCCGTTGACGAGCGAGCGCGCCGAGCGCCTCGGCGACCCCGAAACGAACGCGCCGCTGCTTGCCGCTGCCCGCGCACAGGCGGAGAAGATCCGGCGCCACCAGGTCGCGCCGCTGAAGGCCGTGGACGCGATCGAGGCCGCCACGCGGCTGCCGTTCGAGGCCGGCTGCCGGCGCGAGCGCGAGCTCTTCTTCGAGTGCGTGCGCGGTGAGCAGGCCAAGGCCCTGATCCACGTCTTCTTCGCCGAGCGCGCGGCCTCGAAGCTGCCCGAGGACATGGCCCACCTGACCCCGGCCGAGATCCGCACGATCGCGATCGTCGGGGGCGGCACGATGGGGTCGGGGATCGCGATGGCTTGCGCGAACGCGGGCCTCGACGTGATCCTGACCGACGCGACCGGCGATGCGGTGGCCGCCGGCGAAGCCGCGATCCGCACGAACTACGACGCCACGGTCGCCCGCGGCCGCCTCACGCCCGATGCCGTCGCCGATCGGCTGGCCCGCATCCATCTCACGCCGCCCGCGGCCTTTCCCGCGCGCGCCGTCGAGGCGGATCTGGTGATCGAAGCGGTATTCGAGGATCTCGCGCTCAAGCAGCGCGTGTTCCGCGAGATCGACGCGGCGGCCAGGCCAGGGTGCATCCTCGCCACCAACACGTCCACGCTCGACATCGACGCGATCGCCAGCGCCACGTCGAGGCCGGAGGCGGTGATCGGCCTGCATTTCTTCAGCCCTGCGGCGGTGATGCGGCTGCTGGAGATCGTGCGCGGATCGCGCACCGATCTCGACGTGCTGGTGGCGGCCCTGGCCTTCGCGAAGCGCGTGCGCAAGCTCGGCGTCGTGGTCGGCAACGGGCCTGGCTTCGTCGGCAACCGGCTGATGTTCCCCTACATGTACGAGACGCAATTCCTCGTCGAGGACGGCGCCACGCCGGCGCAGGTGGACCGCGCGCTGGCGGGGTTCGGGATGGCGATGGGGGTGTTCGCGGTGGACGACATGGCAGGGCTCGACGTGGGCGCGCGAGTGCGCAAGGCGCTCGGCCACTTCAGCGACCCGCGCGAGCGCCGACCGCTGGTCCACGAGCGGCTGGTGGCGATGGGCCGGCTCGGCCAGAAGCGCGGCGCCGGCTGGTATCGCTACGACGAGCCGCGCAAGCCGACGCCGGATCCCGAGGTCGAGGCGCTCATCCGGTCGCTGGCGACCGACGCCGGGATCGCGGCCCGGACCATCTCCGACGAGGAGATCGTCGATCGCGCGATCCTCGCGCTCGTCAACGAGGGCGCGCGGGCGCTCGAGGCCGGCGTCGCGGCCCGCGCCTCGGACATCGACGTGATCTACGTGAACGGCTACGGGTTCCCGGGCTGGCGCGGCGGTCCGCTGTTCTACGCCGATCGCCGCGGCCTCGGCGAGGTGCTGGCCCGCATCCGGGCGTTCCACCGCGAGCACGGCGAGCGCTGGCGGCCGGCGCCGCTTCTCGTGGAGCTCGCCGAGCGCGGCGGCACGTTCCGCGGCGGCGCGTTGCATGGCAGGGCCGGGGCAAGGAGCCGCTGA